From the Priestia koreensis genome, one window contains:
- a CDS encoding acetylglutamate kinase produces MAWTRMIMISIAFDLPDESLTTTRLFRNALDMGSLFAEYCGKEKGDQLTKLLQKHLQMMIELVRSSKENAAEAEKIEHDWFLNAHHLADFLYEIHPYQPNEWVQQIFAHYLTLLKTASIFILSGHFYSSITIYDQIEEQALKLSSLFYKILLYTNKN; encoded by the coding sequence ATGGCTTGGACACGAATGATCATGATCAGTATCGCTTTTGACCTTCCTGATGAATCTCTCACAACAACAAGACTGTTCCGGAATGCTCTTGATATGGGCTCTTTATTTGCAGAATACTGCGGAAAGGAAAAAGGAGATCAATTGACTAAGCTTCTTCAAAAGCACCTTCAAATGATGATTGAACTAGTAAGATCATCAAAAGAGAATGCCGCAGAAGCTGAAAAAATTGAGCACGACTGGTTTTTAAACGCCCATCACCTTGCTGACTTCCTTTATGAAATTCATCCTTATCAACCAAATGAATGGGTTCAACAGATTTTTGCACACTATTTAACCCTTCTTAAAACAGCATCCATCTTTATCTTAAGCGGTCACTTTTATTCAAGCATTACCATCTATGACCAGATCGAAGAACAAGCTCTCAAATTATCCTCGCTCTTTTATAAAATTCTTCTATACACCAACAAGAATTAG
- the pepT gene encoding peptidase T: protein MKDELIKRLSTYVQVDTQSDSESETCPSTPGQLTLANMLVEELKEIGMHEVTIDDNGYVMATLPSNTEKDVPTIGFLAHVDTATDFTGKNVKPQVVENYDGNDIVLNEALHIVLSPKDFPNLHNYKGHTLITTDGTTLLGADNKAGITEIMTAMAYLIKHPEIKHGKVRVAFTPDEEIGRGPHKFDVQAFGATFAYTVDGGPLGELEYESFNAASATLVVKGKNIHPGTAKGKMINSTKIAMEFNQKLPVEEAPESTEGYEGFYHLLSMSGDVEETKLQYIIRDFDKNQFAARKEVMQKAAQQLQDVYGEDRVTLEMKDQYFNMKEKIEPVKEIVDIAYKAMKNLEIEPKISPIRGGTDGSQLSYMGLPTPNIFTGGENFHGRYEYASVDTMLKATNVIVEIAKLFEEQA, encoded by the coding sequence ATGAAAGACGAACTAATTAAACGCCTGTCAACCTACGTACAGGTTGATACACAGTCAGATAGTGAAAGCGAGACTTGCCCCTCTACACCTGGACAATTAACTCTTGCCAATATGCTTGTAGAAGAATTGAAAGAAATTGGGATGCATGAAGTGACGATTGATGACAACGGCTACGTGATGGCAACTCTACCTTCTAATACAGAAAAAGACGTTCCGACGATTGGATTTTTAGCGCATGTTGATACAGCCACTGATTTCACTGGTAAAAATGTAAAGCCTCAGGTTGTTGAGAATTACGATGGGAACGATATTGTATTAAACGAGGCTTTACATATTGTCCTTTCACCAAAAGATTTCCCTAATCTACATAACTACAAAGGCCATACCCTAATTACAACGGATGGTACAACACTATTAGGTGCTGATAACAAGGCCGGTATTACAGAAATTATGACGGCGATGGCTTATTTAATTAAGCATCCTGAAATCAAGCATGGGAAGGTTCGCGTTGCGTTCACACCAGATGAAGAAATCGGACGTGGACCCCATAAGTTTGATGTACAAGCCTTTGGTGCAACGTTTGCTTACACAGTAGATGGCGGTCCGTTAGGTGAGCTTGAGTATGAAAGCTTTAACGCTGCGAGCGCTACGCTAGTAGTCAAAGGGAAAAACATTCATCCAGGAACGGCAAAAGGGAAAATGATTAACTCCACAAAAATTGCGATGGAATTTAATCAAAAGCTTCCTGTCGAAGAAGCACCAGAATCGACTGAAGGGTACGAAGGCTTCTATCATTTGCTCTCCATGAGCGGCGATGTGGAAGAAACAAAGCTTCAATACATCATTCGTGATTTTGATAAAAATCAGTTTGCGGCGCGCAAAGAAGTGATGCAAAAAGCTGCACAGCAATTGCAAGATGTATACGGTGAAGACCGCGTTACATTGGAAATGAAAGATCAATATTTCAATATGAAAGAAAAGATCGAGCCTGTAAAGGAAATTGTAGACATTGCGTACAAGGCGATGAAGAACCTAGAAATTGAACCTAAAATCTCGCCAATCCGCGGTGGAACAGATGGTTCACAGCTTTCTTACATGGGATTACCAACGCCTAATATCTTCACCGGTGGCGAAAACTTCCACGGACGCTATGAGTACGCTTCTGTTGATACAATGTTAAAAGCAACAAACGTAATTGTAGAAATTGCAAAATTATTTGAAGAACAAGCATAA
- a CDS encoding Gfo/Idh/MocA family protein, with translation MINIGIIGLGAIGQRLINGFVQHPSITIAAICDQNAERLLSTKQQLENVQAFQSHKEMLESLDLDLVYVAVPPKYHHAIALDVISKGIHILCEKPLANSIEEARDLYERAHEKGIIHAMNFPLNYSSGSNTFAQLIQDGFVGDVRRVEVKLRFPQWPRPWQQNEWIASREQGGFVLEVGVHYIQQIQRIFGNINVMDVDTQYPDDPTASERGILAHLQLEDGTPLIVDGLSHIAGEEEIRFTAYGTEGTLSLLNWADLEGGKIGSPITMIEPNEELTSSLADHLVAAIEGKEATLIDFKAGYDAQIVLEKLRA, from the coding sequence ATGATTAACATTGGAATTATAGGTTTAGGTGCTATTGGGCAACGCTTAATAAACGGATTTGTGCAACACCCTTCTATTACGATTGCAGCCATCTGTGATCAAAATGCGGAGCGCTTGCTTTCGACTAAGCAACAGCTTGAGAATGTACAAGCTTTTCAGTCTCATAAAGAGATGTTAGAGTCACTGGACTTAGATCTCGTATACGTAGCGGTTCCTCCTAAGTATCATCATGCTATTGCCTTAGATGTAATAAGCAAAGGAATCCATATTCTATGCGAAAAGCCTCTAGCTAATTCGATCGAAGAAGCACGTGATTTGTATGAACGCGCACATGAAAAAGGAATCATTCATGCAATGAACTTCCCCCTAAATTACAGCTCAGGAAGCAACACCTTCGCACAACTTATTCAAGATGGTTTTGTCGGAGATGTGAGACGTGTAGAAGTAAAACTGCGCTTTCCTCAATGGCCAAGACCTTGGCAACAAAATGAATGGATCGCAAGCCGTGAACAAGGGGGATTTGTTTTAGAAGTAGGCGTACACTACATTCAGCAAATTCAGCGCATCTTTGGTAATATCAATGTGATGGACGTAGATACACAATACCCTGACGATCCAACAGCAAGTGAGCGCGGCATTCTTGCTCATCTACAGCTCGAGGACGGAACGCCACTTATCGTGGACGGATTAAGCCATATTGCTGGCGAGGAGGAAATTCGCTTTACAGCATATGGAACAGAAGGCACCCTCTCGCTTCTGAACTGGGCAGATCTTGAAGGCGGAAAAATTGGTAGTCCGATTACAATGATCGAACCGAACGAGGAACTGACAAGTTCACTTGCTGATCATTTAGTAGCTGCAATCGAAGGTAAAGAAGCAACCTTGATTGATTTTAAAGCAGGCTATGACGCACAGATCGTTTTAGAGAAATTACGAGCATAA
- a CDS encoding DEAD/DEAH box helicase, giving the protein MNINGFQQYKLSPEIMDALERLHYTTPTEVQEKVLPIALNEKDIIVKSQTGSGKTAAFGIPLCELVEWKENKPQALVLTPTRELAAQVQEDITNIGRLKRIKAVAVYGKQPFHRQKLELKQKTHIVVGTPGRVLDHLEKGTLTVDALRYLIIDEADEMLNMGFIEQVEAIINKLPSQRTTMLFSATLPPDIKSLSDQYMDHPERVEIAASGLTAEKIEHALYVTPEREKLSLLYDVTTVENPDSCIIFCRTQERVEDLFERLDRAGYPCDKLHGGMVQEDRFEVMEDFKRGIFRYLVATDVAARGIDIENITHVINYDLPMEKESYVHRTGRTGRAGHTGKAITFVTPYEEERFVSSIEEYIGFEIPRLDPPTSEQVDEATEAFKEKVSEVPDLKEEKGAELNEDIMKLYFNGGKKKKLRAIDFVGTIAKLDGVEASDIGIITIQDILTYVEILNGKGPTVLKQMKYTTIKGKQLKVHEARN; this is encoded by the coding sequence ATGAATATAAATGGTTTTCAACAATATAAATTAAGCCCAGAAATTATGGACGCTCTTGAGCGCTTGCATTATACAACGCCAACTGAAGTTCAGGAAAAAGTTCTTCCAATTGCGCTAAACGAAAAGGACATTATTGTAAAGTCTCAAACGGGAAGCGGAAAAACGGCTGCATTTGGCATTCCTTTATGTGAGTTAGTGGAGTGGAAAGAAAACAAGCCACAGGCACTTGTTTTAACACCGACAAGAGAGCTAGCGGCCCAAGTACAAGAGGATATTACGAATATCGGCCGCTTAAAGCGAATTAAAGCTGTAGCGGTCTATGGAAAACAACCTTTCCATCGCCAAAAGCTTGAATTAAAGCAAAAAACACACATTGTCGTCGGAACGCCAGGGCGTGTCCTAGATCACCTTGAAAAAGGAACATTAACAGTGGACGCACTCCGTTATCTAATTATCGATGAAGCAGATGAAATGCTGAATATGGGTTTCATTGAGCAAGTAGAAGCTATCATCAACAAACTTCCTAGTCAGCGTACGACAATGCTATTTTCTGCCACGCTGCCTCCTGATATTAAAAGCCTGAGTGACCAGTACATGGATCATCCAGAGCGTGTAGAAATCGCTGCTTCAGGCTTAACGGCTGAGAAAATTGAGCATGCTCTCTACGTCACACCGGAAAGAGAAAAATTGTCTTTATTATACGATGTAACAACAGTTGAAAATCCAGATAGCTGCATCATCTTTTGCCGTACGCAAGAGCGAGTGGAAGATTTGTTTGAACGATTAGATCGTGCTGGTTATCCGTGTGATAAGCTTCACGGAGGAATGGTGCAAGAAGATCGATTTGAAGTAATGGAAGATTTCAAGCGCGGGATATTCCGCTACCTCGTTGCGACAGATGTAGCAGCAAGAGGAATCGACATCGAGAACATTACGCACGTCATTAACTATGATCTTCCGATGGAAAAGGAAAGCTATGTTCACAGAACGGGTAGAACCGGACGAGCAGGTCATACAGGGAAAGCCATAACGTTTGTGACGCCTTATGAAGAAGAACGATTTGTAAGTAGCATTGAGGAGTACATCGGATTTGAAATCCCTCGTCTTGATCCACCTACCTCTGAGCAAGTAGACGAAGCTACAGAGGCTTTCAAAGAAAAGGTAAGTGAAGTTCCGGATCTAAAAGAAGAAAAGGGAGCAGAGCTGAACGAAGACATTATGAAGCTCTATTTTAACGGTGGTAAAAAGAAGAAGCTTCGCGCGATTGACTTTGTCGGTACCATTGCTAAGCTGGATGGTGTAGAAGCAAGCGATATAGGAATTATTACGATTCAGGATATTCTAACCTACGTTGAAATTTTAAACGGAAAAGGCCCAACGGTACTAAAACAAATGAAGTATACGACGATTAAAGGAAAACAGTTGAAAGTACATGAAGCTCGAAATTAG
- a CDS encoding FecCD family ABC transporter permease, with amino-acid sequence MLHNPSLKNNTRSNVLKSVFLFILAILGVALCMFFAIAFGAKEITVHTVWSAIFHYNPTITEQQIIHELRFPRVLGAAVVGAAFAVAGALMQGITRNPLADTGVLGINSGAMFVVTLCFAFFPSMPYSWLMIFSFIGAVLSTVLIFAIGSAVPGGLTPIRLTISGAVMAAFLHSLSSGIAIYYDLSQDLAFWYAGGVAGIKWSYLRVLIPVILAVIIWACLLGRSVSIISLGDDIATNLGINANRIRIIGMVLAVILAGVSVSAVGSIGFVGLVIPHISRKLVGEHYGTIIPMSALLGAILLVLADLGARTVNPPRELAIGIMVAFVGVPFFLYIARKIGREL; translated from the coding sequence ATGTTGCATAACCCTTCTCTGAAGAATAACACTCGCTCAAATGTACTCAAATCCGTATTTTTATTCATTTTAGCGATTCTGGGAGTAGCGTTATGTATGTTTTTCGCAATCGCATTTGGAGCAAAAGAAATTACGGTTCATACAGTATGGTCTGCCATATTTCATTATAATCCTACCATTACGGAGCAACAAATTATTCATGAATTACGCTTTCCTCGTGTACTCGGAGCTGCAGTTGTGGGAGCTGCTTTCGCAGTAGCAGGTGCGTTAATGCAAGGAATCACACGAAACCCTCTTGCTGATACCGGTGTATTAGGAATTAATTCAGGAGCAATGTTTGTCGTAACACTTTGCTTTGCGTTCTTCCCTAGTATGCCCTACTCGTGGCTTATGATTTTCTCCTTTATTGGAGCCGTATTAAGCACGGTGCTCATTTTTGCAATCGGCTCTGCTGTTCCAGGTGGATTAACCCCTATTCGCCTTACCATTTCAGGAGCTGTTATGGCAGCATTCTTGCATTCACTTAGCTCTGGAATTGCCATATACTACGATCTTAGTCAAGATTTAGCCTTTTGGTATGCAGGAGGCGTGGCAGGGATAAAATGGAGCTATCTACGCGTGTTAATTCCCGTAATTCTTGCGGTGATTATTTGGGCCTGTTTATTAGGACGATCGGTCTCCATCATTTCGTTGGGTGACGATATCGCAACAAACTTAGGGATTAATGCGAATCGGATTCGAATCATTGGCATGGTACTAGCCGTTATTTTAGCCGGTGTATCTGTATCAGCCGTTGGTTCAATTGGTTTTGTTGGCTTGGTTATCCCCCACATATCAAGGAAGCTTGTAGGGGAGCATTACGGGACGATCATTCCTATGTCGGCGTTATTAGGAGCTATTCTGCTCGTTTTAGCGGACTTAGGGGCTCGAACGGTCAATCCTCCGCGTGAATTAGCGATCGGGATTATGGTTGCATTTGTCGGCGTTCCCTTTTTTCTTTACATTGCTCGTAAGATAGGGAGGGAACTATAA
- a CDS encoding FecCD family ABC transporter permease, protein MKHSVRSDQKRAYLMNTLFVLISLFAILVSLNTGSLKLSPLEVMKTLFGYGDFTSSTVLFDYRLPRILITMLAGIGLGISGAILQGISRNPLADPGILGLHAGAAFGLIVFVTYFHSFENNASLLIPLFTFLGGVVAAILIIGLSYDRYRGTIPIRMILVGIAVAAGFSAITLFLSLRLNEETYTFASRWLVGNVWGRDWVHVLALLPWIVVLAPFTWLKSRTLNILSLGDEVATSLGSSVQKQRILMLAVAVGLSCASVAMAGGIGFIGLVAPHLARRLVGQSYQYSIPLSGLIGLVILVLADTVGRTIFEPNSIPAGVVVSALGAPYFFYLLIKSK, encoded by the coding sequence ATGAAACACTCTGTTCGTAGTGACCAAAAGCGAGCTTATCTGATGAATACGTTGTTTGTGCTCATAAGTCTCTTCGCTATACTAGTCAGTCTAAATACAGGTTCATTGAAACTATCACCGCTCGAAGTAATGAAGACATTGTTCGGATACGGGGACTTTACAAGCTCAACGGTTCTTTTTGATTACCGTCTTCCCCGCATTCTGATTACAATGTTAGCAGGAATTGGACTTGGGATTTCAGGAGCTATTCTTCAAGGAATATCACGAAATCCACTAGCGGACCCGGGAATTTTAGGGTTACATGCAGGAGCCGCATTCGGTTTGATTGTGTTTGTTACATACTTTCACTCATTTGAAAATAACGCGTCTCTTCTTATTCCTCTTTTTACGTTTTTAGGGGGAGTTGTAGCAGCAATTTTGATTATAGGACTTTCCTATGATCGCTATCGAGGGACGATTCCGATTCGCATGATTCTAGTAGGAATTGCGGTCGCAGCTGGATTCAGCGCAATTACCCTGTTTTTATCTCTTCGACTAAACGAAGAAACGTATACGTTTGCTTCGCGCTGGTTAGTGGGGAACGTATGGGGGAGAGATTGGGTGCACGTCCTTGCCCTTTTACCATGGATCGTTGTGTTAGCTCCTTTTACATGGTTAAAGTCACGCACGTTAAACATTCTCTCACTAGGAGATGAAGTCGCAACAAGTCTCGGTTCTTCCGTTCAGAAACAGCGGATTCTTATGCTCGCTGTGGCAGTAGGCTTATCCTGTGCGAGCGTCGCGATGGCAGGAGGCATTGGTTTTATTGGCCTTGTTGCTCCTCATCTAGCACGCCGTCTTGTTGGGCAATCTTATCAGTACTCTATTCCTTTGTCTGGACTCATTGGTCTGGTCATTTTAGTGCTAGCGGATACAGTGGGCCGAACGATATTTGAGCCCAACTCTATTCCGGCAGGTGTTGTTGTTTCAGCACTTGGCGCACCCTATTTTTTCTATTTACTTATTAAATCCAAATAA
- a CDS encoding ABC transporter substrate-binding protein has protein sequence MKKKLLILLSIVVLALAACGKKDNDKQESTSKKGGSERIASLSIHLTNDLLALGITPAGSVVGGSLNTFLPHVQDQLKNTKPLGSAKDPDMETLLALKPSAIYADKEFSGTDTSKYEKIAPTHVFDLDKGTWRDHLKKIAKTVNREQEAKTFISDYEKERTQVKALIEQEVGKNSKAMAIRVTGKELRVFSKNRPMGPILFDDLGFTPANGVEKLKTNRPYEVISQEVLPDYDADAIFVIVNSDDEAKTAFKQLEASPIWKGLKPVKEKHVYVVPDQPWLDYSALGNKMALDQAKEMFSK, from the coding sequence ATGAAAAAGAAACTATTAATTTTACTTAGTATCGTCGTGCTGGCACTAGCGGCATGTGGAAAAAAAGACAATGATAAACAAGAATCTACTTCTAAAAAGGGTGGAAGTGAGCGAATCGCCTCTCTCTCAATCCACTTAACAAATGACTTATTAGCGTTAGGTATCACACCAGCTGGTTCGGTTGTTGGCGGTTCGTTAAATACATTCTTGCCGCATGTGCAAGATCAATTAAAAAATACAAAACCACTTGGGTCAGCAAAAGATCCTGATATGGAAACGTTACTTGCCCTAAAACCATCTGCTATTTATGCAGATAAGGAGTTTTCAGGAACTGATACATCGAAGTATGAAAAAATTGCTCCTACCCATGTGTTTGATCTAGACAAAGGTACGTGGAGAGATCATCTTAAGAAGATCGCCAAAACAGTGAATCGCGAACAAGAAGCGAAAACGTTCATTTCTGATTACGAAAAAGAACGGACACAAGTAAAAGCACTTATTGAACAGGAGGTTGGGAAGAATAGCAAGGCAATGGCTATTCGAGTAACAGGTAAGGAGCTTCGAGTCTTTAGCAAAAATCGCCCAATGGGACCAATTCTATTTGATGATTTAGGCTTTACACCTGCAAACGGTGTGGAAAAATTAAAGACAAATCGACCTTATGAGGTCATTTCACAAGAAGTACTTCCTGATTATGACGCAGATGCTATTTTCGTGATCGTCAATAGTGATGATGAAGCGAAAACAGCATTTAAGCAGCTAGAAGCAAGTCCTATTTGGAAAGGTCTTAAGCCTGTAAAAGAAAAACATGTATATGTAGTTCCAGATCAGCCTTGGCTGGATTACTCAGCGCTTGGAAACAAAATGGCGCTTGATCAAGCTAAAGAAATGTTCTCCAAATAA
- the nagE gene encoding N-acetylglucosamine-specific PTS transporter subunit IIBC gives MKKYLQRIGSSLMLPVAVLPAAAIMLGIGYWIDHDGWGSGNPIAAFLIKGGGAILDNLGILFAIGVAIGMTKAKDGAAALSGLVAYLVVTTLLSPGSVAMLQGIDVTKVNAAFVKIQNPFIGILSGIVASIMYNRFSHVKLIDALAFFSGKRLAPIMSAFAMLIVSLVLLFIWPVVFSGLVSFGEAISKLGAVGAGLYGFFNRLLIPMGLHHALNNVFWFDTAGIDDIGKFWRGDGVKGVTGMYQAGYFPVMMFGLPAAALAMYHTAKTKRKKQIASLMLAAGVAAFLTGVTEPIEFSFMFAAPLLYVVHAVLTGLSLAIAATFHWTAGFGFSGGLIDFILSSSLPLANKPYMLIVQGLVFAVIYYFIFRFLITKFNLQTPGREDDEVVAAMAEAAPTSTGTDKFAVMAARIYEGLGGDDNVTSVDNCVTRLRLEVKDMSVVDQEKIKSTGIPGINIIGPHNIQVVVGPSVQFVADEIAKIRK, from the coding sequence GTGAAAAAATATCTACAGCGAATAGGTAGTTCTTTAATGTTACCAGTAGCGGTGTTACCTGCTGCAGCGATTATGCTTGGAATAGGATATTGGATTGACCATGACGGTTGGGGATCAGGGAATCCAATAGCAGCGTTCCTCATTAAAGGTGGTGGAGCGATTTTAGACAATTTGGGTATCCTTTTTGCCATTGGTGTTGCTATTGGGATGACTAAAGCGAAGGATGGGGCGGCTGCTCTTAGTGGATTAGTCGCTTATCTAGTGGTTACAACTCTTTTATCTCCGGGATCTGTTGCCATGCTACAAGGAATTGATGTGACCAAGGTTAACGCTGCGTTTGTAAAAATTCAAAACCCGTTCATTGGAATTTTATCAGGTATCGTAGCATCAATCATGTATAACCGATTTAGTCACGTTAAGTTAATTGATGCATTGGCGTTCTTTAGTGGGAAACGACTGGCGCCGATTATGTCTGCTTTTGCGATGTTAATTGTGTCACTTGTTTTATTATTTATCTGGCCGGTCGTATTCAGTGGATTAGTGTCATTCGGTGAAGCAATTAGTAAGCTAGGAGCTGTTGGTGCAGGTCTGTATGGTTTCTTCAACCGCTTACTTATTCCAATGGGATTACATCATGCGTTAAACAACGTATTCTGGTTTGATACAGCTGGTATTGATGATATCGGTAAATTCTGGCGAGGCGATGGAGTTAAGGGCGTAACAGGAATGTATCAAGCAGGATACTTCCCAGTGATGATGTTTGGTCTTCCAGCTGCAGCGCTTGCGATGTACCATACGGCTAAAACAAAGCGTAAGAAGCAAATTGCCTCCTTAATGCTCGCGGCAGGAGTCGCGGCTTTCTTAACAGGCGTTACAGAGCCAATTGAATTTTCATTCATGTTTGCGGCACCGCTTTTATATGTGGTTCATGCTGTTTTAACAGGTCTATCACTAGCAATCGCAGCAACTTTTCACTGGACAGCAGGATTTGGATTCAGTGGAGGACTGATTGACTTTATTTTAAGCTCAAGCTTACCACTGGCTAACAAGCCATACATGTTGATTGTTCAAGGTCTTGTATTTGCTGTCATCTATTATTTTATTTTCCGTTTCCTCATTACAAAGTTCAATCTGCAAACACCAGGTCGAGAAGATGATGAGGTAGTGGCAGCGATGGCTGAAGCTGCACCTACAAGCACGGGAACGGATAAGTTTGCTGTGATGGCTGCTCGAATTTATGAGGGGCTAGGTGGGGACGATAATGTTACATCGGTAGATAACTGTGTAACACGCTTGCGCCTTGAAGTAAAAGACATGAGCGTCGTCGATCAAGAAAAGATTAAGTCGACCGGTATTCCTGGAATTAATATCATCGGTCCACATAATATTCAAGTAGTTGTTGGTCCATCCGTTCAGTTCGTTGCGGACGAAATTGCAAAAATTCGTAAATAA
- a CDS encoding LysE family transporter, whose product MEIGFLSVLSLGFILGVKHAMEPDHVIAVSTIASQSKRLSVSSLTGVFWGIGHTSTLLIIGMLLILMKGGIPDSISMSLEFLVGIMLVYFGISSFRSAKRNQQSVQHSHHHTSYKKSVFMGFIHGLAGSAAMVLLTMSTVNSVWEGILYILIFGGGTIVGMLLFTTILGVPFIISSKKVRLHTGLIKAAGGISILFGIYYMYNLGVSEGLFSMWFSASLK is encoded by the coding sequence TATTTTGGGTGTGAAGCATGCAATGGAGCCAGATCATGTTATTGCGGTTTCGACAATCGCTAGTCAAAGTAAGCGATTGTCCGTTTCATCGTTAACAGGTGTTTTTTGGGGGATCGGACATACTTCCACGTTGTTAATCATTGGCATGCTACTGATTTTAATGAAAGGTGGAATACCTGATAGTATCTCGATGTCTTTAGAATTTTTAGTCGGGATTATGCTTGTGTATTTTGGGATTTCATCGTTTCGTTCAGCAAAAAGAAATCAACAATCTGTTCAGCATTCTCACCATCATACGTCGTATAAGAAATCCGTATTTATGGGGTTCATTCACGGCTTAGCAGGGAGTGCGGCGATGGTGTTACTGACGATGAGTACTGTAAATAGTGTTTGGGAAGGCATATTGTATATTTTAATTTTTGGTGGTGGAACAATTGTCGGCATGCTGTTATTCACAACCATTCTAGGAGTACCGTTTATTATCAGCTCAAAAAAGGTTCGTTTGCATACAGGACTCATAAAAGCGGCTGGAGGGATCAGCATTTTGTTTGGTATTTACTACATGTACAATTTAGGAGTTAGTGAGGGTTTATTTAGCATGTGGTTCTCTGCCTCTCTTAAGTAG